One segment of Pelecanus crispus isolate bPelCri1 chromosome 2, bPelCri1.pri, whole genome shotgun sequence DNA contains the following:
- the CNDP1 gene encoding LOW QUALITY PROTEIN: beta-Ala-His dipeptidase (The sequence of the model RefSeq protein was modified relative to this genomic sequence to represent the inferred CDS: deleted 1 base in 1 codon), which produces MEIFQYIEVHQSDFIKDLKEWVAVESDSVQPGLRKEVIRMMALAADKLSALGATVNLVNLGSHQLPDGQDLPLPPVILGELGKDPQNPTVCFYGHVDVQPAKKEDGWKTDPYTLTEINGNLYGRGATDNKGPVLAWINAVETFKALKLAMPVNFKFVIEGMEEAGSLGLEKLLEEEKQCFFSDVDYIVISDNLWLNNKKPALTYGSRGNACFFVEVECGSKDLHSGTFGGIIHEPLMDLIALLDSLVDPTGRIQIPGIYDSIAPLTEEERKLYESIEFDLEEHKNNSGVKKFLYGTKEEILLHLWRYPSLSIHGIEGAFHEPGIKTVIPAKVIGKFSIRQVPDMDLSVVKQQVVEHLEGVFSKRNSPNKLKVSMPLGAKPWLADVNDPLYKAARKAIKTVFGEDPDFIRDGSTIPVARMFQTITQKSVMMFPIGGADDGEHSQNEKISRHNYIEGTKVFATFFLEISKLHKHLHETSNTETNN; this is translated from the exons ATGGAGATCTTCCAGTACATTGAAGTTCATCAAAGCGATTTCATCAAG GATCTTAAAGAATGGGTGGCTGTGGAAAGCGATTCTGTTCAACCAGGTCTGAGGAAAGAAGTAATACGAATGATGGCATTGGCAGCAGACAAACTTTCAGCACTGGGAGCCACTGTTAATTTAGTAAATCTGGGGTCACATCAG TTGCCTGATGGCCAGGACCTCCCACTGCCTCCTGTGATTCTCGGGGAACTGGGGAAGGATCCACAAAACCCCACTGTATGTTTCTATGGTCATGTAGACGTGCAGCCTGCCAAAAAGGAAGATGGCTGGAAAACTGACCCTTACACACTGACAGAAATCAACG gaaatctCTATGGCCGTGGAGCAACAGATAATAAAGGACCTGTCTTAGCTTGGATAAATGCAGTGGAAACATTTAAAGCATTGAAATTA GCTATGCCAGTAAACTTCAAGTTTGTAATTGAAGGCATGGAAGAAGCAGGGTCCTTGGGGCTAGAAAAATtacttgaagaagaaaaacagtgctttttcTCTGATGTTGATTATATTGTGATTTCGGACAACCTCTGGCTCAACAACAAGAAGCCTGCCCTTACCTATGGGAGCCGGGGTAATGCCTGCTTCTTTGTGGAG GTTGAATGTGGCAGCAAGGACCTTCACTCTGGAACTTTTGGAGGCATCATTCATGAGCCGCTGATGGACCTAATAGCTCTGCTGG ACAGCCTTGTGGATCCCACAGGTCGTATTCAGATCCCTGGAATCTATGACAGCATCGCTCCCCTGacggaggaggagaggaaattgTATGAATCGATTGAATTCGATCTAGaggaacataaaaataatagtgGCGTGAAGAAATTCCTCTATGGCACCAAG gaagaaatactTCTGCACCTGTGGCGTTACCCTTCGCTCTCTATTCATGGGATTGAAGGAGCTTTTCATGAACCAGGAATTAAAACTGTCATACCGGCAAAAGTCATTGGCAAATTCTCAATCCGCCAGGTACCCGACATGGACCTTTCAGTTGTGAAACAACAG GTTGTGGAGCACTTGGAGGGTGTCTTTTCCAAGAGGAACAGTCCAAACAAACTGAAAGTGTCTATGCCTTTGGGTGCGAAGCCCTGGCTCGCTGATGTTAATGATCCACTATATAAAGCAGCAAGAAAGGCGATAAAAACAG tttttggAGAAGATCCAGACTTTATTCGGGATGGTTCAACAATTCCTGTTGCCAGAATGTTTCAGACTATAACACAGAAAAGTGTGATGATGTTTCCGATTGGAGGAGCCGATGATGGGGAGCACTCCCAGAATGAGAAAATAAGCAG